The following proteins are co-located in the Prinia subflava isolate CZ2003 ecotype Zambia chromosome 16, Cam_Psub_1.2, whole genome shotgun sequence genome:
- the LOC134558949 gene encoding protein Shroom1-like isoform X2, protein MTSSGSETERWTHRQGGRAGKLAEPVASPGNDHLLSVKSLSSMDHPLHLPGRADSAYSSFSGGSNVPEYPPALCHGYFCVPPEQVPYMDSEYVTGIYNLSDLRSPQPCKAPHLSPHSSPSTALTDGSGTTPTQRAPHQGALAAAPLSPPTGLDSCDIPSTHLGRAGERGGCAGHPEGSVQAAPAVQDSQAADRDLPGSQHQDTATEQGVGPDREKMLENKGPPDFTNEGSKVQALKTEESGERSPSHQPTKRSNPHICRRPSSFIFQEYLKTDSVANIPKILSAYDSGHANKIPKEMNSKSYHQAHSKPSAVNDPQEGKQCPRGVPKASAREAAVPSTVPGPCHRKESLPCAQGPLHAEWHSDMDQDVFEDSSELKYVENDLLNKNVPRKLNSYADKNQRCDSEGKITSTIKEPVPNQQNKVQRSPLSCSCSAMELEHPQCEHLGQGRKQCCDGTSQMAFFRPKEDSTSQSLHEAQKENQGSNSSPDLSRCLEQEEAPVEKHQPVFQTQLSKQLQEDHAGAQITRQATPMLYYLSAGKTSNVLHSSKDSRRPPKEIPSSSCAASAQCLETQREDHQPQRSSHHHQRSADDLLLQNKDLIFRSAASFTEESFQNDYIEKLKVAQKKVLKETSFKRKDLQMSLPVRLRQKSSKRPSVEHLRSFSLSSASEDAKPVPCSPSHLESLESFNRNEEIKRPQKSQAGGRKKITQEQKKLCYSEPEKLNHLMEKEVSWSQVRDEITEQDAVASRRRDLENRGRALSSSSVSRTELKQIQHSALIKYMERKISQRPGGSQHLPLHKPPLQKRLSNPKGPPGQISNPNGSRKMQNDEVFCQFLPEQKSPDVFPPVPFAPSLNVARRCNPNKGDGSCPSKCPSAGGLPRAGGSASGRAPERPKSTSSSTQDPCRCASGAAAPRPRCGSCPGKSSFRDPEKNGSKAHEHNDIAGRVCGQDKKEQTPESSVHVPKGGSKESVGEEEQHRTESLSAALEHPEQEMHPHTAPAQPQHGDRNPGKGSPGQESSVHSRHGDAVLGTDTRLPGRRLQGSQDQRCQELAMEIIAKDSSLGDVLMPHPLRKTALDLMEGLFPVNISMLDKSRRKRGKVQHVQENDRKSHGDRPEEYLQSEHETKQRSKDLASRGNQVLKRNRDSTNELDDITSKKLELMASLQCRLQALWEEQELLLLEVRECAKWGEELQVLLQDLCKPNEFERYLMFIGDLEKVVSLLLCLSSRLARVQNAISRVDGSTEPEEKQSLDERHKLLSRQREDAKDLKENLDRRERVVSGILAKYLTEEQLQDYQHFVQVKTSLLIEQKDLEEQIRFFEEQLENLEQSIPT, encoded by the exons ATGACTTCATCTGGGAGTGAGACAGAACGATGGACTCACAGGCaaggtggcagagctgggaagctGGCAGAGCCTGTGGCCTCTCCTGGCAATGATCATCTCTTGTCAGTGAAGTCACTCAGCAGCATGGACCATCCCCTGCACCTCCCTGGAAGGGCAGACTCTGCTTACAGCTCTTTCTCAGGAGGATCAAATGTCCCAGAGTACCCCCCAGCATTGTGCCATGGATATTTCTGTGTGCCCCCAGAGCAGGTCCCGTACATGGACTCAGAATATGTAACAGGAATTTATAACCTCAGTGACCTCAGATCCCCCCAGCCGTGCAAGGCACCACACCTGAGCccccacagctctcccagcactgcGCTCACAGATGGCTCTGGAACCACTCCTACCCAAAGGGCTCCACAtcagggagccctggcagcagctccgcTGTCCCCTCCCACAGGACTGGACAGCTGTGACATCCCCAGCACACActtgggaagggcaggagagaggggaggctgtgcagggcaccCTGAGGGCAgtgtgcaggcagctcctgctgtgcaggaCAGCCAGGCAGCAGACAGGGACCTGCCAGGGAGCCAGCACCAGGATACAGCTACAGAGCAAGGGGTAGGGCCTGACAGGGAAAAGATGCTGGAAAACAAGGGCCCTCCTGATTTTACAAATGAGGGATCAAAAGTTCAGGCCTTAAAGACAGAGGAAAGTGGAGAGCGGAGCCCATCACATCAACCTACAAAGAGAAGCAATCCACACATTTGCAGGAGACCttcttcattcatttttcaAGAATATTTAAAGACAGACTCTGTGGCGAATATCCCCAAAATACTTTCTGCTTATGATTCAGGTCATGCTAATAAAATTCCCAAAGAGATGAACTCCAAATCCTATCACCAAGCACATTCCAAGCCCAGTGCTGTTAATGATCCACAGGAAGGCAAACAGTGTCCCAGGGGTGTGCCTAAGGCAAGTGCCAGAGAAGCAGCTGTGCCAAGCACTGTGCCAGGGCCCTGCCACAGGAAGgagtccctgccctgtgctcagggCCCACTCCATGCTGAGTGGCATTCAGACATGGATCAGGATGTGTTTGAGGACAGTTCGGAATTAAAATATGTGGAGAATGATcttctaaataaaaatgttccCAGGAAGCTGAACAGTTATGCAGACAAAAATCAGCGCTGTGattctgaaggaaaaattacaagCACCATTAAGGAACCAGTGccaaaccagcaaaacaaaGTGCAGAGATCACCactgtcctgcagctgcagtgctaTGGAACTGGAGCACCCTCAGTGTGAGCATCTGGGTCAGGGAAGGAAGCAGTGCTGTGATGGCACAAGCCAAATGGCTTTTTTCAGACCAAAGGAAGATTCCACATCTCAGTCATTACATGAAgctcagaaagaaaaccagGGTAGCAACAGCAGTCCCGACCTCAGCAGGTGTCTGGAACAGGAGGAAGCTCCTGTTGAGAAACACCAGCCTGTATTTCAAACACAGCTCTCAAAACAGCTTCAGGAGGACCATGCTGGTGCACAAATCACCAGGCAGGCAACTCCCATGCTTTACTACctttctgcagggaaaaccagCAATGTCCTGCACAGCAGCAAGGACTCAAGGAGGCCACCAAAGGAAATTCCATcaagcagctgtgctgcctcagcACAGTGTCTAGAGACACAAAGAGAAGACCATCAGCCTCAGAGGAGCAGCCACCACCACCAGCGCAGTGCTGATGATCTCCTGCTCCAGAACAAAGATCTCATTTTTAGGAGTGCTGCCTCATTCACAGAAGAGAGTTTCCAGAATGACTATATAGAGAAACTTAAAGTGGCCCAGAAAAAGGTTCTCAAAGAAACctcctttaaaagaaaagactTGCAGATGAGTTTGCCTGTCAGACTGAGACAGAAATCCTCTAAAAGGCCATCAGTTGAACACCTTCGGTCTTTCTCGTTGTCTAGTGCAAGCGAGGATGCCAAACCTGTTCCTTGCTCCCCTTCTCATCTAGAATCCTTGGAAAGTTTcaacagaaatgaagaaataaaaaggccACAAAAAAGTcaggcagggggaaggaaaaagataaCCCAAGAGCAAAAGAAACTGTGCTACTCTGAGCCTGAGAAGCTCAATCACCTAATGGAGAAGGAAGTATCATGGAGTCAAGTTAGGGATGAAATCACTGAGCAAGATGCAGTGGCATCCAGGAGAAGGGATCTGGAGAACAGAGGAAGGGCACTTTCCAGTTCAAGTGTGTCCAGGACAGAGCTGAAACAAATCCAGCACAGTGCACTGATCAAGTACATGGAACGAAAGATCAGCCAAAGGCCAGGTGGTTCACAACACCTCCCCCTGCATAAGCCACCCCTGCAGAAGAGGCTGTCAAATCCCAAAGGTCCTCCTGGCCAGATTTCCAACCCAAATGGAAGCAGGAAGATGCAAAATGATGAGGTTTTCTGCCAATTTCTCCCTGAGCAAAAATCACCAGATGTTTTTCCTCCTGTGCCTTTTGCCCCCTCACTGAACGTGGCCCGCAGGTGCAATCCCAACAAAGGGGATGGAAGCTGCCCCAGCAAGTGTCCATCAGCTGGGGGTCTCCCACGGGCAGGGGGTTCTGCATCTGGGAGAGCTCCTGAGAGACCAAAATCCACTTCCTCTTCCACACAG gacccGTGCAGATGCGCTAGCGGTGCGGCAGCGCCGCGCCCGCGCTGCGGGAGCTGCCCCGGCAAATCCAG TTTCCGTGATCCTGAGAAAAATGGATCCAAGGCTCATGAACATAATGACATAGCTGGACGTGTGTGTGGTCAGGATAAAAAGGAGCAGACTCCTGAAAGCTCTGTTCATGTCCCAAAAGGTGGAAGCAAGGAGAGTGttggagaggaggagcagcacaggactgAGTCTCTGAGTGCTGCACTCGAGCACCCAGAGCAGGAAATGcatccccacacagccccagcccagcctcagcaCGGAGACAGAAACCCAGGCAAAGGCTCCCCTGGCCAGGAGAGCTCCGTGCACAGCAGGCACGGGGATGCTGTCCTGGGCACAGACACACGCCTGCCcgggaggaggctgcagggctctcAGGACCAGCGGTGCCAGGAGCTGGCTATGGAGATCATTGCCAAGGACAGCTCTCTGGGGGACGTTCTCATGCCTCATCCTCTTAGGAAAACTGCTTTGGACCTGATGGAGGGTTTGTTTCCTGTTAACATTTCCATGCTGGATAAATCAcgcaggaaaaggggaaaggtaCAGCACGTGCAGGAGAATGA CAGGAAAAGTCATGGAGATAGACCAGAAGAATATCTGCAATCTGAACATGAAACCAAGCAAAGGAGCAAAGATCTTGCCTCTAGGGGAAACCAAGTCCTGAAGAGGAACAGAGACAGCACAAACGAGCTAGATGACATCACATCTAAGAAA ctggaaCTGATGGCCAGCCTCCAGTGCAGGCTGCAGGCGctgtgggaggagcaggagctgcttctcctggaAGTCAGGGAGTGTGCCAAgtggggtgaggagctgcaggtgctgctgcaggacctgTGCAAGCCCAACGAGTTTGAGCGGTACCTGATGTTCATCGGGGACCTGGAGAAGGTGGTgagcctgctgctgtgcctgtccAGCCGCCTGGCCCGCGTGCAGAACGCCATCAGCAGGGTGGATGGCAGCACGGAGCCCGAGGAGAAG CAATCCCTGGATGAGCGGCACAAGCTCCTGTCTCGACAGCGGGAAGATGCCAAGGACCTGAAGGAGAATCTGGACCGCAGAGAGCGTGTGGTCTCTGGAATCCTTGCCAAATACCtgacagaggagcagctccaggactATCAACACTTTGTTCAAGTCAAGACCTCCTTGCTGATTGAACAGAAGGACCTCGAAGAGCAGATTAGATTTTTCGAAGAACAATTAGAAAATCTCGAGCAAAGCATCCCCACCTAA
- the LOC134558949 gene encoding protein Shroom1-like isoform X4: MTSHLRNSLLTDWKLSEPENISPAELELMASLQCRLQALWEEQELLLLEVRECAKWGEELQVLLQDLCKPNEFERYLMFIGDLEKVVSLLLCLSSRLARVQNAISRVDGSTEPEEKQSLDERHKLLSRQREDAKDLKENLDRRERVVSGILAKYLTEEQLQDYQHFVQVKTSLLIEQKDLEEQIRFFEEQLENLEQSIPT, from the exons ATGACATCACATCTAAGAAA TTCCCTTCTGACTGACTGGAAGCTCTCTGAGCCAGAGAATATATCACCAGCTGAG ctggaaCTGATGGCCAGCCTCCAGTGCAGGCTGCAGGCGctgtgggaggagcaggagctgcttctcctggaAGTCAGGGAGTGTGCCAAgtggggtgaggagctgcaggtgctgctgcaggacctgTGCAAGCCCAACGAGTTTGAGCGGTACCTGATGTTCATCGGGGACCTGGAGAAGGTGGTgagcctgctgctgtgcctgtccAGCCGCCTGGCCCGCGTGCAGAACGCCATCAGCAGGGTGGATGGCAGCACGGAGCCCGAGGAGAAG CAATCCCTGGATGAGCGGCACAAGCTCCTGTCTCGACAGCGGGAAGATGCCAAGGACCTGAAGGAGAATCTGGACCGCAGAGAGCGTGTGGTCTCTGGAATCCTTGCCAAATACCtgacagaggagcagctccaggactATCAACACTTTGTTCAAGTCAAGACCTCCTTGCTGATTGAACAGAAGGACCTCGAAGAGCAGATTAGATTTTTCGAAGAACAATTAGAAAATCTCGAGCAAAGCATCCCCACCTAA